A part of Biomphalaria glabrata chromosome 3, xgBioGlab47.1, whole genome shotgun sequence genomic DNA contains:
- the LOC106063757 gene encoding NADP-dependent oxidoreductase domain-containing protein 1-like, producing MALVSRTQDPVLSNSLFITKNLPSLEFENALSEDEKQLLHLRNNSHAILVTQCALATAIVNILNAAKRYISEHLMSQKDLETDKRNSITGNGPNVGIIGCGQLGSQISNCLLTIGQVEAKNLHISTRRPESLDHLSQKGVQCYYDNKRLISSVDVVILCVLPSQVSVVAQEIKDAISPSLVILCPFSSFSLHRLHKILGSDNLIPFGIQRSDVAVNSNYNYNVGVVKALESRNIVLGTCPIGVVKEGSMVHTDERVAESLILAVANVCTVHGCSIDQTLDIISKSVFGENEKNKAQNTNLLTSKEFGFNPTMGSHSRAFPHFNLVDSYSKGTLLQKHLQTNQAIQKSFATRYCHIFDDYIYKRTFGHLQ from the exons ATGGCGCTTGTCAGTCGCACACAAGATCCAGTTTTGTCGAATAGCTTATTTATTACGAAAAATCTTCCATCATTAGAATTTGAGAATGCTTTATCAGAAGATGAAAAGCAATTATTACATTTGCGGAACAACAGTCATGCTATTTTAGTAACGCAATGCGCATTGGCTACTGCCATTGTAAATATACTCAATGCTGCTAAAAG ATACATATCAGAACATTTGATGTCACAAAAAGATTTAGAGACAGACAAAAGAAACAGTATAACTGGAAATGGTCCTAATGTTGGTATAATTGGATGTGGTCAACTGGGAAGTCAGATATCTAACTGTCTACTAACCATTGGTCAAGTAGAGGCAAAAAACTTACATATTTCCACAAGAAGGCCTGAATCATTAG ATCATTTGTCTCAAAAAGGTGTTCAGTGTTACTATGACAACAAAAGACTAATATCCTCAGTGGATGTTGTCATCCTGTGTGTTCTGCCTTCCCAGGTCTCGGTAGTGGCACAGGAAATTAAAGATGCCATCTCTCCATCGCTGGTTATTTTGTGTCCGTTCAGCAGTTTCTCACTTCACAGGCTTCACAAGATATTAGGGTCAGACAATTTAATTCCATTTGGCATCCAACGTTCAGATGTGGCAGTGAATTCAAATTACAATTACAATGTTGGCGTGGTTAAAGCTTTAGAGAGTAGAAATATTGTTCTAGGGACATGTCCTATAGGCGTTGTCAAAGAAG GGTCAATGGTGCACACTGATGAACGAGTGGCTGAGAGTTTAATTTTAGCTGTAGCCAATGTATGCACTGTCCATGGCTGCTCCATTGACCAAACATtagatattatttcaaaatctgtGTTTGGCGAAAATGAAAAGAACAAGGCACAAAACACAAATCTTTTGACCAGTAAAGAGTTTGGATTTAACCCTACAATGGGTTCACACTCAAG gGCCTTCCCACATTTTAATTTGGTGGACAGTTACAGTAAAGGGACACTGCTACAGAAACATTTGCAAACCAATCAGGCCATACAGAAGAGTTTTGCCACAAGATACTGTCACATTTTTGATGATTATATTTACAAACGTACTTTTGGACATTTGCAGTAA
- the LOC106063743 gene encoding protein FAM50A-A-like has product MAHYKGAAKEAGRAATLLKKRAKEQEEAEAKKKKIEEELAIGNIHNKFATHYDAIEQSLKSSTIGLVTLNEMKARQENVIKEREQQLAKKNAEARLIEKAKEDKKKKDQQKITMLSFDMDEEEEEAEASVDKEPDKEASDNSYDAEDFREEVKREETAEERKERKRKKRLGMNPEVDTSFLPDRDRDEEENQLRELLRQEWVATQERIKNEEITITYSYWDGSGHRRQAKMKKGNTVQQFLQKCLESLRKEFNDLMPVSVDQLMYVKEDLIIPHHYSFYDFIVTKARGKSGPLFDFDAHDDIRIVNDAKVEKSESHAGKVCLRSWYERNKHIFPASRWEPYDPEKSWDNYTISDRNAVRITVK; this is encoded by the exons ATGGCACACTATAAAGGAGCTGCTAAAGAGGCTGGAAGGGCCGCAACACTTTTGAAGAAAAGAGCCAAGGAGCAGGAAGAGGCagaggcaaagaaaaaaaaaattgaagaagaACTTGCCATTGGAAATATTCACAATAAGTTTGCTACTCACTATGACGCCATTGAACAATCTCTCAAGTCCAGCACTATTg GTTTGGTTACtttaaatgagatgaaagctcGTCAAGAAAATGTGATCAAAGAAAGAGAACAGCAGCTGGCAAAGAAAAATGCAGAAGCTCGGCTTATAGAGAAAGcaaaagaagacaaaaagaaaaaagatcaaCAGAAG ATAACAATGCTTTCTTTTGACATGGATGAAGAAGAGGAGGAGGCAGAGGCCAGTGTGGATAAAGAGCCAGACAAAGAAGCCTCGGACAATTCATATGATGCCGAAGACTTTAGAGAGGAGGTAAAAAGAGAAGAAACTGcagaagagagaaaagaaagaaaaagaaagaaaagattgg GCATGAACCCAGAGGTGGACACAAGTTTTTTGccagatagagatagagatgaaGAAGAGAACCAACTCag AGAATTATTGCGCCAGGAATGGGTGGCTACACAAGAAAGAATCAAGAACGAGGAAATCACAATCACTTACAGTTACTGGGACGGCTCAGGACACAGGAGACAG gcTAAAATGAAGAAAGGAAACACTGTTCAACAGTTTTTACAGAAATGTCTGGAAAGTTTGCGTAAGGAATTCAACGACTTGATGCCTGTCTCTGTTGATCAGTTAATGTATGTCAAGGAAGACCTCATCATTCCTCATCACTACTCTTTCTATGACTTCATCGTGACCAAGGCTAGGGGGAAAAGTGGACCCCTGTTTGATTTTGACGCCCATGATGACATTCGTATTGTCAATGATGCCAAAGTGGAGAAAAGTGAATCTCACGCAGGGAAAGTCTGCCTAAGGAGCTGGTATGAGCGTAATAAACACATTTTCCCTGCTAGTAGATGGGAGCCATATGACCCAGAGAAAAGTTGGGACAATTATACAATATCTGATAGAAATGCTGTTAGAATTACAGTCAAATAG